In Rubidibacter lacunae KORDI 51-2, one DNA window encodes the following:
- the arsC gene encoding arsenate reductase (glutaredoxin) (This arsenate reductase requires both glutathione and glutaredoxin to convert arsenate to arsenite, after which the efflux transporter formed by ArsA and ArsB can extrude the arsenite from the cell, providing resistance.) — translation MIVIYHNPACGTSRNVLKLIEAAGYKPVVIEYLKEGWSRAQLLGLFAAADLTPLMALRATKSPAKELGLLDENASDETIISAMIDRPILVNRPIVCTPKGVKLCRPSEVVLELLDG, via the coding sequence ATGATTGTAATTTACCATAACCCAGCATGTGGGACTTCAAGAAATGTTCTCAAGCTTATTGAAGCAGCCGGGTATAAACCGGTTGTGATTGAGTATTTGAAAGAGGGTTGGAGCCGGGCTCAATTACTGGGACTTTTTGCCGCAGCAGATTTGACGCCGCTCATGGCACTTAGAGCGACCAAATCACCGGCTAAAGAACTCGGTTTACTCGATGAAAATGCATCTGATGAAACAATTATCAGTGCCATGATAGATCGTCCCATATTGGTCAACAGACCAATAGTATGCACACCCAAGGGAGTAAAGCTTTGTCGACCGAGCGAAGTTGTACTCGAACTATTGGATGGTTAG
- a CDS encoding Tab2/Atab2 family RNA-binding protein — MGTTVWELDFYSRPIVDAAGKKVWEVAICESPLSANRTPETLFYFAKYCPAQTVNSVFLREAILEAIAQAPAPPKRIRFFRRQMNNMIVKACDDLGIPVAPSRRTYTLDAWLEHRLSEVYPQEPGYSADAVASASVQYPMGDARPLPDAVRGDRGDRWTFASLAAAEFDEMDEWDIAFGESFPLEIDPETIVPGTIVYSPRALPLAGWLSGLELVALHAQDISPARLLLETGIGDRWIFADLGRDRFRSEARKFATAKTAAAGVHFLAIQSEDSPEAFAGFWLLKG, encoded by the coding sequence ATGGGAACGACCGTCTGGGAGCTAGATTTTTACTCGCGTCCGATTGTGGATGCAGCCGGCAAAAAAGTCTGGGAAGTCGCAATTTGCGAAAGTCCACTGTCGGCGAACCGAACGCCGGAAACGCTTTTCTACTTCGCCAAGTACTGCCCGGCGCAAACGGTCAACTCCGTCTTTCTGCGCGAGGCAATATTGGAAGCGATCGCGCAAGCCCCCGCTCCGCCCAAGCGCATTCGATTCTTTCGCCGCCAGATGAATAACATGATCGTCAAGGCCTGCGACGATCTGGGCATTCCGGTTGCGCCCAGCCGCCGAACTTACACCCTAGATGCATGGCTGGAGCACCGCCTGAGTGAGGTGTATCCTCAAGAACCTGGCTATAGTGCCGACGCAGTTGCGTCGGCGTCCGTGCAGTACCCAATGGGTGACGCGCGCCCGTTACCGGATGCCGTGCGCGGCGATCGCGGCGATCGCTGGACCTTTGCTAGTTTGGCAGCCGCCGAGTTCGATGAGATGGACGAGTGGGACATTGCTTTCGGTGAAAGTTTCCCGCTCGAGATCGACCCGGAGACGATCGTGCCCGGCACGATCGTTTACTCGCCGAGGGCGCTGCCGCTGGCAGGTTGGTTGTCGGGACTGGAACTGGTTGCGCTGCACGCACAGGACATTAGCCCCGCCCGTTTGTTACTCGAAACCGGCATCGGCGATCGCTGGATTTTTGCTGACTTGGGACGCGATCGCTTTCGTTCCGAAGCCCGAAAGTTTGCTACTGCTAAAACCGCCGCTGCGGGAGTACATTTCCTCGCCATTCAATCAGAAGATTCGCCGGAAGCTTTTGCTGGATTCTGGTTGCTTAAAGGTTAG
- a CDS encoding cytochrome P450, whose protein sequence is MPIEPLPLTARFMNTTTSAASLPPGTLGLPFIGETLAFLRDRNFARDRAARYGPIFKTHLLGRPTVFVCSEEGCRFVLANESKYFVVSWPPSTRKLLGSLSLALQTGGVHYQRRRILAQAFQPRALAGYIETMDAICCSFIERWLQVRSLAWYPELRQLTFDIACKLFVGMDSGSHNELGEQFELWCQGLFTLPLNFPWTRFGRARRNRDWLLQQLEEIIRKRQESDDPGDDALGLLVRSRDEDGSQLGLDELKDQVLLLLFAGHETLTSSLVSFCLLVGQHPDVRDRLLAELDRLPDDAPLTLESLQQLTYLEQVLQEVMRCIPPVGGGFRTVIQECELDGYRLPEGWGVIYQIAQLHMNPDRYPDPDRFDPDRFAPGSDNPSQTYSYAPFGGGLRECLGKEFARLEMKIVAVRVLQACDWTITPDQDLSLVVIPSPRPRDGLRVVMRDRRSAG, encoded by the coding sequence ATGCCGATCGAACCCCTACCGCTCACTGCTCGGTTTATGAATACTACGACATCTGCTGCCTCGCTGCCGCCGGGAACCCTCGGGTTGCCCTTTATCGGGGAAACACTTGCTTTTTTGCGCGATCGCAACTTCGCGCGCGATCGTGCTGCGCGCTATGGTCCAATTTTTAAAACACACTTGCTCGGTCGCCCAACCGTATTCGTTTGTAGCGAGGAGGGCTGCCGCTTCGTGCTCGCCAATGAGTCGAAGTATTTTGTCGTGAGCTGGCCGCCGAGCACCCGCAAACTGCTTGGATCGCTGTCCCTGGCGTTGCAGACTGGCGGCGTTCACTACCAACGCCGCCGCATTCTGGCTCAAGCCTTCCAGCCACGTGCCCTCGCCGGTTACATCGAGACCATGGATGCCATCTGCTGTTCCTTTATCGAACGTTGGTTGCAGGTGCGATCCCTCGCCTGGTATCCAGAGTTGCGTCAACTGACATTCGACATTGCCTGCAAGCTATTTGTCGGGATGGATAGCGGCTCGCACAACGAACTTGGAGAGCAATTCGAGTTGTGGTGCCAAGGGCTGTTTACACTGCCGCTGAACTTCCCGTGGACGCGTTTCGGTCGCGCCCGCCGCAACCGCGACTGGCTCTTGCAGCAACTGGAGGAGATTATTCGCAAGCGCCAAGAGTCCGACGATCCGGGCGACGATGCCTTAGGGTTGCTGGTTCGCTCCCGCGATGAAGATGGCAGCCAGCTCGGCTTGGACGAGCTTAAAGATCAAGTGCTGCTGTTGCTTTTTGCCGGCCACGAAACGCTAACCTCTTCGTTGGTGTCCTTTTGCTTGCTGGTCGGGCAGCATCCGGACGTACGCGATCGCCTGCTCGCAGAATTAGATCGATTACCTGACGACGCGCCGCTGACGCTGGAGTCTTTGCAGCAGTTGACTTACTTGGAACAGGTGTTGCAAGAAGTGATGCGCTGCATTCCCCCCGTAGGAGGCGGTTTTCGTACCGTCATCCAAGAGTGCGAGCTGGATGGCTACCGACTGCCGGAAGGGTGGGGGGTGATTTACCAAATCGCCCAGCTTCACATGAACCCCGATCGCTATCCCGACCCCGATCGCTTCGACCCCGATCGCTTTGCGCCCGGCAGCGACAACCCGAGCCAAACCTACAGCTACGCGCCGTTTGGCGGCGGCCTACGAGAGTGTTTGGGGAAAGAGTTCGCGCGGCTGGAAATGAAAATTGTCGCCGTACGCGTCCTGCAAGCCTGCGATTGGACTATCACCCCCGATCAAGATTTGTCGCTGGTAGTCATTCCCTCACCGCGTCCCCGCGATGGTTTGCGCGTGGTGATGCGCGATCGCCGCTCGGCCGGTTAG
- a CDS encoding tellurite resistance TerB family protein, whose translation MAKPAASNKQLLKILIGAAWLDGQIQPEERNHLNTIAQQQGLADDPEIAPLLSEQRVVSAGECHRWLEDYLGAQPSSEDRDQLLESLSALIYCDNNVDISEAQLLSRIQSMELPGQSPIDKALRAVQRLYRSVVSD comes from the coding sequence ATGGCAAAACCGGCAGCAAGCAACAAACAACTCTTGAAGATCTTGATCGGTGCAGCATGGCTCGACGGTCAAATCCAGCCCGAAGAGCGCAACCACCTCAACACCATCGCGCAGCAGCAGGGCCTTGCTGACGATCCGGAGATCGCCCCACTCCTCAGCGAGCAGCGCGTCGTATCTGCTGGGGAATGCCATCGCTGGTTGGAGGATTATCTGGGCGCGCAGCCCAGTTCCGAGGATCGCGACCAACTGCTCGAATCTCTAAGTGCCCTGATTTATTGCGACAACAACGTCGACATTAGCGAGGCCCAACTGCTGTCGCGCATCCAGTCGATGGAGCTCCCCGGCCAGTCGCCGATTGACAAAGCCCTACGTGCCGTTCAAAGGCTTTATCGCAGCGTCGTCTCCGATTAG
- a CDS encoding four-carbon acid sugar kinase family protein — protein sequence MTSSAKAKIVVLDDDPTGSQTVHSCLLLMRWDVETLRLGLADAAPIFFVLTNTRALTPDRASERTRDVCRNLRTAIAAEGVEEFLVVSRSDSTLRGHYPLETDAIADELGPFDAHFLTPAFFEGGRVTRDSIHYLHVDGQPVPVHETEFARDSVFSYRHSYLPDYVEEKTNGRIRAADVERFVLADVRGGCKERLRKLQDNSCGVVDAETQADLDRFATDVLAAADAGKRFLFRSAASLLTSLAQLGPQPVPPAQMSQYRPSERPGVVLVGSHVKKSTEQLAELLQLPDVEGLEVDVVRLRDCPGERDALLQDIRDRLTGVRDTGSTPVVYTSREELTFASVRERLDFGERVSTFLMDVVRALPADIGFLISKGGITSNDTLSTGLSLRSARLLGQILPGCSLVRTPGDHPQLPNLPVVLFPGNVGDARGLVDAYQRLQPN from the coding sequence ATGACCTCGTCCGCAAAAGCAAAAATTGTCGTCCTCGACGACGACCCCACCGGCTCCCAAACCGTACACAGTTGTTTGCTGTTAATGCGCTGGGATGTAGAGACACTGCGTCTCGGCCTCGCCGATGCCGCACCGATATTCTTCGTATTGACCAATACCCGTGCCCTGACACCCGATCGCGCTTCAGAACGCACCCGCGACGTTTGCCGCAACCTCCGCACGGCGATCGCTGCTGAGGGCGTCGAAGAGTTTTTGGTGGTCAGCCGTTCGGATTCGACGCTCCGCGGTCATTACCCCCTAGAAACTGACGCGATCGCCGACGAACTCGGTCCGTTTGACGCGCATTTTCTCACCCCGGCGTTTTTCGAAGGCGGGCGCGTTACTCGCGACAGCATCCACTACCTGCACGTCGACGGCCAGCCCGTCCCAGTTCACGAAACCGAGTTCGCTCGCGACTCGGTCTTCAGCTATCGCCACAGCTATTTACCCGACTACGTGGAAGAAAAAACCAACGGCCGCATCCGCGCGGCAGATGTGGAGCGCTTCGTGTTGGCTGACGTGCGCGGGGGCTGCAAAGAGCGCTTGCGGAAGCTGCAAGACAATAGTTGCGGAGTAGTAGATGCCGAAACTCAAGCCGACCTAGATCGCTTTGCCACCGACGTGCTGGCTGCAGCGGATGCCGGGAAACGCTTCTTGTTCCGCTCGGCCGCCAGCCTGTTGACGTCGCTAGCACAATTGGGACCCCAGCCCGTCCCACCCGCACAAATGTCGCAATACCGACCGAGCGAACGCCCTGGCGTCGTCCTCGTCGGTTCCCACGTCAAAAAATCGACGGAGCAACTCGCAGAACTGCTGCAATTACCCGACGTCGAGGGCTTGGAAGTCGATGTAGTGCGTTTGCGCGATTGCCCGGGCGAGCGTGACGCACTACTCCAAGATATCCGCGACCGCCTGACTGGCGTCCGCGATACAGGCAGCACCCCCGTTGTTTATACCAGCCGCGAGGAATTGACGTTCGCAAGCGTTCGGGAGCGCTTGGATTTTGGCGAACGCGTTTCGACGTTTTTGATGGATGTGGTGCGAGCTTTACCGGCCGACATTGGCTTCTTGATTAGTAAAGGCGGCATCACCTCGAACGATACGCTCAGCACCGGACTGAGCTTGCGATCGGCGCGCTTGCTCGGTCAGATCCTGCCGGGTTGCTCTCTCGTCCGCACGCCGGGCGATCACCCGCAGCTCCCAAATTTGCCCGTCGTGTTATTCCCCGGCAACGTCGGCGATGCGCGCGGTCTAGTCGATGCCTACCAGCGCTTGCAGCCAAACTGA
- a CDS encoding PhoX family protein, with the protein MSLKRREFLLFLGAGASTYAIGSQFGVDRFGNAAAAESGTQLAAAAERIGFEPVKVPLPLEFEGLSAAEQMQAYSSFEVIDGPVIPDGYTADFIGAWGDVIGDSRFGYNNDFLSFVETGPDEGLLTINFEYISGGAWMQSYQRVLGKSLPFQEVIDIAALNDGEINAFALPDSNPLKQQIVAIAKEAFTDQGIGVVSVERNANGNWVRTNSKFDRRITGISGLDDGRYLRATGPSVAIFLKSDKLGYDDGLGNRIIGTFQNCAGGTTPWGTILSAEENFQDQVHEPVKADGSAFDPSETPFVMTAGSVDGRGNVFGLSGNKYGWMVEVDPANANDYGVKHTWLGRYRHEAVGVRAVAGKPLAVYSGCDRRGGHLYKFVSTDCVKDVTDKANSLLMEAGMLYGAKFEADGTGRWIALTPDTPVDPVLPSTVVPRNGTPLVKLPNRDRAAGGIENTTTDDEARSFARKFSTLGDLYIGNNRAEKQGAILIDAHYAASAAGVTCTARPEDTDVAADGTLYIAFTSGSPGGDGGPDQRIFQGPNGETPYEFGWIMKLQEDGNDPASVTFRWEMFALGGTPAEGGLGFSNPDNLEIDRNGNLWMVTDMSTSKHNSTQDPRGVFGNNSVWFIPTSGPEAGQAFPFAIGPMECEVCGPTLTRDSTTLFLAFQHPGERNGIRKDMAATTLEIKMQTTNGQDFVQARVVPTGSNWPGKQPNDPPRPGVIAVRRIDGNPLSSLT; encoded by the coding sequence ATGTCTTTGAAACGTCGAGAATTCCTACTTTTCCTGGGAGCTGGCGCCAGCACCTACGCGATCGGTTCGCAATTCGGAGTAGATCGCTTCGGAAACGCTGCCGCTGCCGAATCGGGTACACAGTTGGCTGCCGCTGCCGAGCGCATCGGCTTCGAGCCAGTAAAAGTCCCGCTACCACTGGAGTTTGAAGGACTCTCTGCAGCCGAACAGATGCAAGCCTACAGCTCCTTCGAAGTCATCGACGGTCCCGTCATCCCCGATGGGTATACCGCCGATTTCATCGGTGCCTGGGGTGACGTTATCGGCGATTCCCGCTTCGGGTACAACAACGATTTTCTCTCCTTCGTGGAAACCGGACCCGATGAAGGACTCTTGACCATCAACTTCGAATACATCAGCGGTGGCGCGTGGATGCAATCTTACCAACGCGTCCTGGGCAAATCCCTGCCATTCCAAGAAGTTATCGATATCGCTGCCCTTAATGACGGAGAAATAAACGCCTTCGCGCTACCAGACAGCAATCCGCTCAAACAGCAAATCGTCGCGATCGCCAAAGAAGCGTTTACCGATCAAGGCATTGGTGTCGTCTCTGTAGAGCGAAACGCCAACGGCAACTGGGTCCGAACCAACTCCAAGTTCGATCGCCGAATCACCGGCATCAGCGGTCTCGACGACGGTCGTTATCTGCGCGCCACCGGTCCGTCCGTCGCCATCTTCCTAAAGTCCGATAAACTCGGCTACGACGACGGACTCGGCAACCGCATCATCGGTACGTTCCAAAACTGTGCGGGCGGGACTACTCCCTGGGGCACCATCCTCAGCGCCGAAGAAAACTTCCAAGATCAGGTTCACGAGCCGGTTAAAGCCGACGGGTCCGCCTTCGACCCCAGCGAGACGCCTTTCGTCATGACCGCAGGCAGCGTCGACGGTCGTGGAAATGTCTTTGGGTTGTCCGGCAATAAATATGGCTGGATGGTGGAAGTCGATCCCGCCAATGCCAATGACTACGGCGTCAAGCACACTTGGCTCGGACGCTATCGCCACGAAGCCGTGGGGGTTCGCGCTGTTGCCGGCAAACCGCTGGCCGTTTACTCTGGCTGCGATCGCCGCGGCGGCCACCTTTACAAATTCGTCAGCACCGATTGCGTTAAGGACGTTACCGACAAAGCCAACTCCCTTTTAATGGAAGCGGGCATGCTTTACGGTGCCAAGTTCGAAGCCGACGGCACCGGTCGCTGGATCGCCCTCACCCCCGATACGCCCGTCGACCCAGTACTGCCCTCTACCGTCGTTCCGCGCAACGGCACTCCACTCGTGAAGCTGCCCAATCGCGATCGTGCGGCTGGCGGCATCGAGAACACTACTACCGACGACGAGGCGCGCTCGTTCGCCAGGAAGTTTTCCACTCTTGGCGACCTCTATATCGGGAATAATCGTGCCGAGAAGCAGGGTGCGATTCTCATCGACGCTCACTACGCAGCCAGTGCTGCCGGCGTGACCTGCACTGCACGCCCCGAAGACACCGACGTGGCTGCTGACGGCACGCTGTACATCGCGTTCACCTCAGGCTCTCCGGGGGGCGACGGCGGTCCCGACCAACGCATCTTCCAGGGTCCGAACGGCGAAACGCCTTACGAGTTCGGCTGGATTATGAAGCTCCAGGAAGACGGCAATGACCCTGCTTCCGTAACCTTCCGCTGGGAGATGTTCGCCCTCGGCGGCACGCCTGCTGAAGGCGGGCTGGGTTTCTCCAACCCAGACAACTTGGAAATCGATCGCAACGGCAACCTCTGGATGGTCACGGATATGTCTACCAGCAAGCACAACAGCACTCAAGACCCCCGTGGCGTATTCGGCAACAACTCCGTCTGGTTTATTCCCACCTCCGGACCTGAAGCCGGACAGGCCTTCCCGTTCGCGATCGGACCGATGGAATGCGAGGTCTGCGGCCCCACCCTCACTCGGGACTCCACGACACTATTCCTAGCCTTTCAGCATCCGGGCGAGCGCAACGGCATCCGCAAAGACATGGCTGCCACAACCCTAGAGATTAAGATGCAGACCACTAACGGGCAAGACTTTGTCCAAGCACGCGTGGTGCCTACCGGCTCGAACTGGCCCGGCAAACAGCCTAACGATCCGCCCCGTCCTGGGGTTATCGCTGTGCGTCGCATCGATGGCAATCCCTTATCCTCCCTTACATAA
- a CDS encoding iron uptake porin, with protein MSKAFWNIFKAAPAVVGASLLAANGAMASEAVAQSNSDVLDQINTYGQGGASVDQINSVFQLSDVSPGDWEFEALRSLVERYGCIVGYPDGTFRRNQALKRSEFAAGLNACLQQIERLIAAQTADFLRKEDLEALQRLMAEFEAELAALGTRVDGLEARVTFLEEHQFSTTTKLNGEVLFVLAEAFGDFADGSGDNADDTQATIGYRVRLNFDTSFTGTDRLRTRLEAREVDGTDAGDTGTDMTRLNLRGSTGDNNIELNLLAYRFPVGDNLTFHVAPVGYDIDDVFDPNNPLASSGGGALARFFDRNPLTLRSAAADVGFGANFDVNDDIRIDVGYWTDEGRDPDEGAGLFDGNYSAGVQGSVDLGSEDRATISLNYVRKYFGEGDTNISSSTGSELSTEPFGDAATTSDNFGLQFSFDASDRLIFGGFFGYGFVNNRQDDPFGSLTGGVPISDDDSAEVITGSANISYLDLFKEGSILSLAAGVPPKVINNDAGELEENDGTSILVEAAYRFPVNDNIELTPGAYVVINPEHNSDNDPIVVGVVRTRFRF; from the coding sequence ATGTCTAAAGCATTCTGGAACATTTTCAAAGCCGCTCCAGCGGTAGTAGGTGCCTCGCTGTTGGCTGCCAATGGCGCGATGGCTTCTGAGGCAGTCGCTCAGAGTAACAGCGACGTACTCGACCAGATCAATACCTATGGTCAAGGTGGTGCTTCTGTCGACCAGATCAATAGCGTTTTCCAGTTGAGCGATGTTTCTCCGGGAGACTGGGAATTTGAGGCTCTTCGCAGCTTGGTCGAGCGCTACGGTTGTATCGTCGGCTACCCCGATGGCACTTTCCGTCGCAACCAAGCCCTGAAGCGCTCCGAGTTCGCTGCCGGTCTGAATGCTTGCTTGCAGCAAATCGAGCGCCTGATTGCAGCTCAGACTGCTGATTTCCTGCGTAAAGAAGACTTGGAAGCGCTCCAACGCTTGATGGCTGAGTTCGAAGCCGAGCTTGCGGCTCTGGGCACCCGCGTCGACGGTTTGGAAGCTCGCGTAACCTTCCTGGAAGAGCACCAGTTTTCCACCACCACCAAGTTGAACGGTGAAGTCCTCTTCGTTCTGGCTGAAGCTTTCGGCGACTTTGCCGACGGCAGCGGCGACAACGCTGACGATACCCAAGCCACCATCGGCTACCGGGTTCGTTTGAACTTCGACACCAGCTTCACGGGCACGGACCGCTTGCGGACTCGCTTGGAAGCTCGCGAAGTCGATGGTACCGACGCGGGCGACACGGGAACCGACATGACCCGACTGAACCTGCGCGGCTCGACCGGCGACAACAACATCGAGCTAAACCTCTTGGCGTATCGCTTCCCGGTTGGTGACAACCTGACCTTCCACGTCGCGCCCGTGGGTTACGACATTGATGATGTCTTCGATCCCAACAACCCGCTGGCAAGCAGCGGTGGCGGCGCATTGGCTCGCTTCTTCGACCGCAACCCGCTCACCCTGCGTTCTGCAGCTGCCGACGTTGGTTTTGGTGCAAACTTCGATGTTAACGACGACATCCGCATCGACGTAGGTTACTGGACGGATGAAGGTCGCGACCCCGACGAAGGAGCCGGCCTGTTCGATGGCAACTACAGCGCCGGTGTTCAAGGTAGCGTGGACCTCGGTTCTGAAGACCGTGCCACCATCTCGCTGAACTACGTTCGTAAGTACTTCGGCGAAGGCGACACCAACATCTCTAGCAGCACGGGTAGCGAGCTCTCTACCGAGCCATTCGGCGATGCTGCAACGACCTCCGACAACTTCGGTTTGCAGTTCTCGTTTGACGCGAGCGATCGCCTGATCTTCGGCGGCTTCTTTGGCTACGGGTTTGTTAACAACCGCCAAGACGATCCGTTTGGCTCCTTGACCGGCGGCGTGCCGATCAGCGATGACGACAGTGCCGAGGTCATTACGGGCAGCGCCAACATTTCCTACCTCGACCTCTTTAAGGAAGGAAGCATCTTGAGCCTGGCTGCTGGCGTCCCGCCCAAGGTCATCAACAACGATGCAGGCGAACTAGAAGAAAACGATGGTACCTCCATTCTCGTTGAGGCTGCCTACCGTTTCCCGGTTAACGACAACATCGAGCTGACTCCTGGCGCATACGTCGTTATCAACCCCGAGCACAACAGCGACAACGACCCGATCGTGGTCGGTGTGGTCCGCACCCGCTTCCGCTTCTAA
- the purL gene encoding phosphoribosylformylglycinamidine synthase subunit PurL encodes MPAPFTADEIASEGINPEEYEEIVRRLGRHPNRAELGMFGVMWSEHCCYKNSRPLLKQFPTTGDRILVGPGENAGVVDLGDGLRLAFKIESHNHPSAIEPYQGAATGVGGILRDIFTMGARPIAVLNSLRFGSLASARSQRIFSGVVAGIAGYGNSVGVPTVGGEIYFDEAYSGNPLVNAMALGLMETPDIVKSGASGIGNPVVYVGSTTGRDGMGGASFASAELSEESERDRPAVQVGDPFLEKSLIEACLEAFKTGAVLAAQDMGAAGLTCSTAEMAAKGGIGIELDLDKIPARETGMVPYEFLLSESQERMLFVAAVGREGELIEIFHRWGLHAVVAGQTIAEPIVRIFFQNEVAAEIAAAALAEDTPIYHRELLNEPPAYARQAWEWTADELPSCNAAGIAIADAIYAWTDVLLQLLDVPNLASKQWVYRQYDHQVQNNTVVLPGAADAAVIRLRAADATGTPTLRGVAATVDCNGRYVYLDPYEGAKAAVAEAARNLSCVGAEPLAVTDNLNFGNPETPVGYWQLASACRGIADACRALDTPVTGGNVSLYNETLDSRGNPQAIYPTPVIGMVGVVEDITRTCSQGWKAADDCIYLLGDSTPTLGSSEYLTVLHGTVAGRPPQVDCDRERTVQAACREGIRRSWVRSAHDCAEGGIAIALAECCIAGDLGAAVTIEVAERVDAALFGEAGARILVSVAAGDRLDWEAYLQEVLGDRWQAIGTVQPSDAGLQMSAGKAVLVNASLEAMRDRWSAAIPRRLG; translated from the coding sequence ATGCCTGCTCCCTTCACTGCTGACGAGATTGCATCCGAGGGTATCAATCCCGAGGAGTACGAGGAAATCGTGCGCCGCCTCGGCCGCCATCCCAATCGGGCCGAACTCGGAATGTTCGGGGTGATGTGGTCCGAGCATTGTTGCTACAAGAACTCGCGCCCGCTGCTGAAGCAGTTCCCCACAACAGGCGATCGCATCTTGGTCGGCCCCGGCGAAAATGCGGGTGTCGTCGATCTCGGCGACGGGCTGAGGCTGGCATTCAAAATCGAGTCACACAACCATCCTTCGGCGATCGAGCCTTACCAAGGAGCCGCAACCGGTGTTGGCGGTATCCTCCGCGACATCTTCACAATGGGAGCGCGACCGATTGCCGTGCTGAACTCGCTGCGATTCGGATCGTTGGCATCGGCGCGATCGCAGCGTATCTTCTCTGGCGTGGTCGCGGGCATAGCCGGCTACGGTAATTCCGTCGGCGTGCCGACAGTGGGCGGGGAAATCTATTTCGACGAAGCTTACTCCGGCAATCCACTCGTAAATGCCATGGCGCTGGGGCTGATGGAAACCCCGGACATCGTCAAGTCGGGTGCATCGGGTATCGGCAATCCGGTTGTCTATGTAGGTTCGACGACGGGACGCGACGGCATGGGCGGCGCGAGCTTCGCCAGCGCGGAATTGAGCGAGGAATCGGAACGCGATCGCCCTGCCGTCCAAGTCGGCGATCCGTTCCTAGAAAAGTCATTGATCGAAGCGTGTCTGGAGGCGTTTAAAACTGGCGCGGTGCTGGCAGCACAGGATATGGGTGCTGCGGGGCTGACCTGTTCGACCGCGGAGATGGCGGCAAAAGGTGGCATTGGCATCGAGCTGGACTTGGATAAAATCCCGGCACGGGAAACGGGGATGGTACCTTACGAGTTTCTGCTCTCGGAATCCCAGGAACGAATGCTGTTCGTGGCTGCAGTCGGTCGCGAAGGGGAACTGATCGAAATTTTCCACCGCTGGGGATTGCACGCTGTCGTCGCGGGACAAACGATCGCCGAGCCGATCGTGCGGATTTTCTTCCAGAACGAGGTGGCTGCCGAAATAGCAGCAGCAGCCCTCGCGGAAGATACACCGATCTACCACCGCGAACTCCTGAACGAGCCGCCGGCTTATGCGCGGCAGGCGTGGGAATGGACGGCAGACGAATTGCCTTCTTGCAACGCGGCGGGAATCGCGATCGCAGATGCAATCTACGCGTGGACGGACGTGTTGCTGCAGTTACTGGATGTGCCGAACCTGGCATCCAAGCAGTGGGTGTACCGCCAGTACGACCATCAGGTGCAGAACAACACCGTGGTATTGCCGGGAGCCGCGGATGCAGCAGTAATTCGACTGCGAGCAGCAGATGCGACGGGCACACCAACCCTTCGAGGGGTTGCGGCAACGGTGGACTGCAACGGACGTTACGTGTATCTCGATCCCTACGAAGGGGCAAAAGCAGCTGTTGCCGAAGCTGCACGCAACCTGAGTTGTGTTGGTGCCGAACCGCTCGCCGTGACAGATAACCTCAATTTCGGCAATCCCGAGACACCCGTAGGGTATTGGCAACTTGCTTCTGCTTGTCGCGGCATTGCCGATGCCTGTCGCGCGCTCGACACCCCGGTGACAGGCGGCAACGTTTCGCTTTACAACGAAACCCTCGACTCTCGGGGTAACCCACAGGCGATCTATCCAACCCCCGTCATCGGGATGGTGGGTGTCGTTGAAGACATAACTCGAACTTGCTCCCAAGGCTGGAAAGCAGCGGATGACTGTATTTATCTCCTCGGTGACAGTACGCCAACTCTCGGTAGCTCCGAGTATCTCACGGTGCTGCACGGCACCGTAGCCGGCCGCCCGCCGCAGGTGGACTGCGATCGCGAACGGACTGTTCAAGCTGCTTGTCGCGAGGGCATCCGACGCAGTTGGGTGCGTTCCGCCCATGACTGCGCGGAAGGCGGCATCGCGATCGCGCTAGCCGAGTGCTGCATTGCAGGCGATCTCGGTGCAGCAGTGACGATCGAGGTAGCCGAGCGCGTCGACGCGGCCCTGTTTGGAGAAGCAGGTGCGCGCATTCTCGTGTCGGTCGCGGCCGGCGATCGTTTGGATTGGGAAGCTTACCTGCAGGAGGTTCTTGGCGATCGCTGGCAGGCAATCGGTACGGTGCAGCCGTCGGATGCCGGGCTGCAAATGAGCGCGGGCAAGGCAGTACTCGTCAACGCAAGTCTGGAGGCGATGCGCGATCGCTGGTCGGCGGCCATTCCCCGCCGTCTCGGTTAA